A section of the Hippea sp. KM1 genome encodes:
- the mnmA gene encoding tRNA 2-thiouridine(34) synthase MnmA, whose protein sequence is MCIVVYAMRVAVALSGGVDSSIAAFLLKEEGYDVVGITLKLYDDESDIKQAERIAEFLGIEWHCFDYSSEFRKRVIDYFFKTYSEGKTPNPCVVCNRDVKFNYLIEASERLGCQRLATGHYARVSYRFNRPLIAKSDSTKDQSYFLCFLKEKQIERLIFPLSEIGSKDTTRQIAKRLGLGLAQKKDSFDVCFIEGDYRDLLKNKLKDKAGYFVLNGKKIKRHQGIFGYTVGQRRGLGIAYKEPLYVKRIDPQTGDIQLSTKKELYKRTVKASVENLLYAPDRRFKATAKLRSKMEEVPCIVELNETYFLLKFNSSVFAPTPGQVACVYLDGVVVLAGFIEEAFD, encoded by the coding sequence ATGTGTATAGTGGTTTATGCAATGAGGGTGGCTGTTGCCCTTTCGGGCGGGGTGGATTCATCCATAGCTGCGTTTTTGCTAAAAGAGGAAGGATATGATGTGGTTGGCATTACGCTTAAGCTATACGATGATGAGTCGGACATAAAACAGGCCGAAAGAATAGCTGAGTTTTTGGGTATAGAGTGGCACTGCTTTGATTACTCCTCTGAATTTAGAAAGAGGGTGATTGACTATTTTTTTAAGACCTATTCTGAGGGCAAAACACCAAACCCCTGCGTGGTTTGCAACAGGGATGTTAAGTTTAATTATCTTATAGAGGCATCAGAGAGGTTGGGCTGCCAAAGGCTTGCAACCGGCCATTATGCAAGGGTTAGCTATAGATTCAACAGGCCCCTTATTGCAAAATCGGACTCAACGAAGGATCAATCCTATTTTTTGTGTTTTTTAAAAGAGAAACAGATAGAAAGGCTTATCTTTCCCCTATCCGAGATAGGTTCAAAGGATACAACCAGACAGATAGCAAAAAGGCTTGGCCTGGGATTGGCCCAAAAAAAGGATAGTTTTGATGTCTGTTTCATAGAAGGGGATTACAGGGATTTGTTAAAAAACAAACTTAAGGATAAGGCTGGATACTTTGTGCTAAATGGCAAAAAGATTAAGAGGCATCAGGGCATATTTGGCTATACGGTTGGCCAGAGAAGGGGTTTAGGGATTGCCTATAAGGAGCCTTTGTATGTCAAAAGAATAGACCCCCAAACAGGCGATATACAGCTATCGACAAAGAAGGAGCTTTACAAAAGAACAGTTAAAGCCTCGGTTGAGAATCTGCTGTATGCACCGGATAGGAGATTCAAGGCCACAGCCAAGCTCCGCTCAAAGATGGAAGAGGTGCCCTGCATAGTTGAGTTGAATGAAACATATTTCCTTTTAAAGTTTAATTCTTCTGTCTTTGCACCCACACCCGGCCAGGTTGCCTGTGTTTATCTTGATGGTGTTGTGGTTTTGGCCGGATTCATAGAAGAGGCATTTGATTAA
- a CDS encoding TRAP transporter large permease — translation MVWLIVILFILIALSFPISLAIGLSTVIAFISSHLPLYMIAQRMFSGVNSYMLLAVPLFMFAGALMDSGGLSRRIVRLAESMVGHLRGGLAISAILSSMLFAGVSGSAAADTAAIGSILIPSMKRQGYDEDFAASIVASGGSIGVIIPPSIPMIIYGFITSVSIGKLFIAGILPGILIGISLSVLAYIFSKDSYRTRERFDKKEFIEALRGSIWALGTPIIVIGGILGGIFTATESAACAVIYSLIVGFFIYREMNIKKLYKAALNSIITSSVILFIIAVASVFSWYLSMNNVQEALKALLSSFSHDRVVLILVVNLFLLIMGTFVETTASLILFVPVVAPILNQAGLHPITAGVMIVTNLAIGMLTPPLGICLIVSSSIAQSRILSVSKAVLPFLAVMILNLLIIAFFPPLTTLLISF, via the coding sequence ATGGTCTGGCTGATAGTAATACTATTTATATTGATAGCCCTGTCGTTTCCCATATCTTTAGCCATTGGTCTGTCCACCGTTATAGCCTTTATTAGCTCACACCTGCCGCTTTATATGATAGCCCAGAGGATGTTTTCAGGAGTCAACTCATACATGCTCCTTGCTGTGCCGCTATTTATGTTTGCTGGAGCCCTTATGGACAGCGGGGGCCTATCCAGAAGGATAGTCAGGCTTGCAGAATCCATGGTGGGGCACCTACGGGGAGGCCTAGCCATATCGGCCATACTATCGAGCATGCTGTTTGCCGGTGTCAGCGGCTCTGCTGCGGCAGATACAGCGGCCATAGGCTCCATCCTTATACCATCGATGAAAAGGCAGGGGTATGATGAAGACTTTGCGGCAAGTATTGTGGCAAGTGGCGGCTCCATTGGCGTTATCATACCACCATCGATACCCATGATTATTTACGGATTCATAACGAGCGTCTCTATCGGAAAACTCTTTATTGCGGGCATACTGCCCGGCATACTTATAGGCATCTCGCTTTCTGTCTTAGCATATATATTCTCAAAGGATAGCTATAGAACAAGGGAAAGATTCGATAAAAAAGAGTTTATAGAGGCCCTTCGAGGCTCCATATGGGCCTTAGGCACCCCGATTATAGTCATAGGCGGCATATTGGGGGGCATATTCACAGCCACTGAGTCGGCAGCCTGCGCCGTTATATACTCTCTGATTGTGGGATTTTTTATCTATAGGGAGATGAACATAAAAAAGCTATACAAGGCGGCCTTAAACAGCATAATAACAAGCTCCGTAATACTGTTCATTATTGCCGTTGCCAGCGTATTCTCCTGGTATCTCTCTATGAACAATGTGCAGGAGGCATTAAAAGCCCTATTAAGCTCTTTCTCTCATGATAGGGTTGTATTGATATTGGTTGTCAACCTGTTTTTGCTCATCATGGGAACATTTGTTGAAACAACGGCCTCGCTAATACTGTTTGTGCCTGTGGTTGCGCCCATATTAAACCAGGCAGGCCTCCACCCCATAACGGCCGGTGTCATGATCGTTACAAACTTAGCCATAGGCATGCTCACACCCCCTTTGGGTATCTGTCTAATTGTCTCATCATCCATAGCCCAGAGCAGGATACTCAGCGTCTCCAAAGCGGTTTTACCGTTCCTTGCAGTAATGATACTAAATCTGCTTATTATAGCCTTCTTTCCGCCGCTAACGACGCTATTAATCTCTTTTTAA
- a CDS encoding tRNA dihydrouridine synthase — protein sequence MAGYTDKPFRKLCREFGCGLTFSELISVNAIYYKNKKTLKLIERDIIDRPYCIQLFGADEKIFLYAAEFVEPFCDCIDINAGCPAPKVIRAKAGSYLLKEPKQLIKIAQTLKKHIKKPISIKMRMGYEKTNPIELYKELEQIGIDFITIHGRLKSQYFKGGVDYNHIGQINSILSIPVVANGGIDSFKKAQEVKRITGCDYLMIGQAAIGRPFIFEDLNKGIDSKRDLGFVKTVMKKHLQYMIDFWGDTAIRQFRKFFHAYLKGYPNIKRFNNMINNCSTNQEALAIIDLIES from the coding sequence ATGGCGGGCTACACCGATAAGCCGTTTAGGAAGCTATGCAGGGAGTTCGGGTGTGGTTTAACATTCAGCGAGCTTATATCCGTCAACGCCATCTATTACAAAAACAAAAAAACCCTAAAACTCATAGAGAGGGATATAATCGATAGGCCTTACTGCATCCAGTTGTTTGGCGCAGATGAAAAGATATTCCTCTATGCTGCTGAGTTTGTTGAACCGTTTTGCGACTGTATAGACATAAATGCAGGATGCCCCGCACCCAAGGTCATACGGGCAAAGGCAGGCTCTTATCTTTTAAAAGAGCCAAAACAGCTCATAAAGATAGCCCAAACCCTAAAAAAACACATAAAGAAACCCATAAGCATAAAGATGCGTATGGGTTATGAAAAAACAAATCCAATTGAACTTTACAAGGAGCTTGAGCAGATAGGCATAGATTTCATCACCATACACGGTAGGCTAAAGAGCCAATACTTCAAGGGTGGGGTGGATTACAACCATATAGGTCAGATAAACAGCATCTTATCCATACCCGTTGTGGCTAACGGCGGCATCGATTCATTCAAAAAGGCCCAGGAGGTTAAAAGAATTACAGGATGCGACTATTTAATGATAGGCCAGGCGGCCATAGGAAGGCCGTTTATCTTTGAGGATCTAAACAAGGGCATAGATTCAAAAAGGGATTTAGGTTTTGTAAAAACAGTGATGAAAAAACACCTACAATACATGATAGATTTTTGGGGCGATACGGCCATAAGGCAATTTAGAAAATTCTTTCACGCCTATTTAAAGGGTTATCCCAATATAAAACGCTTCAATAACATGATAAACAACTGCTCAACCAATCAAGAGGCCCTGGCAATAATAGACCTGATAGAAAGTTGA
- a CDS encoding nucleotide sugar dehydrogenase, whose product MRFEEFLDKEKTIAVIGLGYVGMPLLYHLSKYFKTIGFDVKRERIEELKRGIDSTGELKGVDFLKNGIEFSCDEGVLDKADLFIVAVPTPIDSHKLPDLRPLKGATNTVARHIKKGSIVVYESTVYPFATQEECVPILEEVSGLKYCQDFFVGYSPERINPGDKVHTPDKITKIVSGCNKETAELLAKVYGRMNNDNIFIAESIEVAEAAKVIENTQRDINIALMNELSKIFNMMGINTYAVLEAAKTKWNFLPFEPGLVGGHCIGVDPYYLTYKAQEIGYHPEVILSGRRINDSMGEYVAKEAVKKLIKSGRTVLSSRALVLGITFKENVPDIRNSRVIDIIRELEEFGVVVDVFDPLADEDEVKEEYGIELSRKNRLKSSYDLVVLAVKHKVLLDGIDEWIGFVDRGGVFVDIKGVVDKNRVKNAIYWSL is encoded by the coding sequence ATGAGGTTTGAGGAGTTTTTAGACAAGGAGAAAACCATAGCCGTTATTGGTCTTGGTTATGTGGGTATGCCCCTTTTGTATCACCTATCGAAGTATTTTAAGACGATCGGATTTGATGTAAAAAGGGAGAGGATTGAGGAGCTAAAAAGGGGTATAGATTCAACCGGAGAGCTTAAGGGTGTGGACTTTTTAAAAAACGGTATAGAGTTTAGCTGTGATGAGGGTGTTCTGGATAAGGCCGACCTGTTCATAGTTGCTGTGCCGACACCGATCGATAGCCATAAGCTTCCTGATTTAAGACCACTAAAGGGTGCAACGAATACCGTGGCCAGACACATCAAAAAGGGCAGTATAGTGGTTTACGAATCGACGGTTTATCCGTTTGCCACGCAGGAGGAGTGCGTGCCGATTCTTGAGGAGGTTTCGGGCTTGAAGTATTGCCAGGACTTCTTTGTTGGGTATTCTCCTGAGAGGATAAACCCTGGCGATAAGGTGCATACACCCGATAAGATAACCAAGATAGTCAGTGGATGCAATAAGGAGACGGCCGAGCTTTTGGCTAAGGTGTATGGAAGGATGAACAACGACAATATCTTTATCGCCGAGTCCATAGAGGTTGCAGAGGCTGCAAAGGTCATAGAGAATACGCAGAGGGATATAAACATAGCCCTGATGAATGAGCTTTCCAAGATCTTCAACATGATGGGTATAAACACATATGCTGTATTGGAGGCTGCTAAGACCAAGTGGAACTTCTTGCCCTTTGAGCCTGGACTTGTCGGCGGGCACTGCATAGGCGTTGACCCGTATTATCTGACATACAAGGCCCAGGAGATAGGCTATCACCCCGAGGTTATACTATCGGGCAGGCGTATAAACGATTCGATGGGTGAATATGTGGCAAAAGAGGCGGTTAAGAAGCTCATAAAAAGCGGCAGAACGGTTCTATCAAGCAGGGCACTTGTGTTGGGTATTACATTTAAGGAGAATGTGCCTGATATAAGAAACAGCAGGGTTATAGACATTATTAGGGAGTTGGAGGAGTTTGGCGTTGTGGTCGATGTATTTGACCCGCTTGCAGATGAAGACGAAGTAAAGGAGGAATACGGTATAGAATTAAGCCGGAAGAATCGGCTCAAAAGCAGCTATGACCTTGTGGTTCTGGCCGTTAAGCATAAGGTGTTGCTGGATGGGATAGACGAATGGATAGGCTTTGTGGATAGGGGTGGCGTTTTTGTTGACATAAAGGGGGTTGTTGATAAAAATAGGGTTAAAAACGCTATCTATTGGAGTTTGTGA
- a CDS encoding TRAP transporter small permease encodes MRKIAKISNLISNTINRLTEALVVLLLVVLSFFMVLSVFYRYVLNNSIYYSSELCRFLLVYITFFGSTVAYKHKAHIGVDVFVEHLPHKAKKSVELFIELSFLLFIVLLFAVSLKFMPMMWLQKTATLQIPYAYVFLVIPISSSIFSIHIINRIMEIIAQWSG; translated from the coding sequence ATGAGAAAGATAGCCAAAATCAGTAATCTTATAAGCAACACCATCAACAGATTAACAGAGGCGTTGGTGGTGCTGCTCCTTGTCGTTTTATCGTTCTTCATGGTGCTTTCCGTATTTTACAGGTATGTATTGAACAACTCCATCTATTACTCTTCGGAGCTTTGCAGGTTTTTGCTTGTCTATATCACATTCTTCGGTTCAACGGTGGCCTATAAACACAAAGCCCACATAGGAGTGGATGTTTTTGTTGAACACCTGCCGCATAAGGCCAAAAAGTCCGTTGAGCTATTTATAGAGCTATCTTTTCTTTTGTTTATAGTCCTTCTATTTGCTGTAAGCCTAAAGTTTATGCCTATGATGTGGCTTCAAAAAACAGCAACCCTGCAGATACCCTATGCCTATGTGTTTTTAGTCATACCCATAAGCAGCTCTATCTTTAGCATCCACATTATAAACCGCATAATGGAAATAATAGCCCAATGGTCTGGCTGA
- a CDS encoding thioredoxin fold domain-containing protein, producing the protein MKRVGLACLLFLFILPLRLNASNVCDNISLSRIMPYMPPDYRIISKKLLRDANLCDMLISVNGKIIPVYANSKIAIIGSLFKDGKSISDKEVNAYLSNQFKKRFDTYGKHLNSLVAADYFPQPSKRNRFFYLVVDPQCPYSNNIKNDIKKICNRLKIGAKLIFISKYKGSEDQISSFVCNKKGFSDYLKDNFGNTNRCKRGSDYIKRSNDLIMDDLRITDTPTIILPSGKKYSGINTHLIEQFIKNNTK; encoded by the coding sequence ATGAAGAGAGTTGGTCTGGCTTGTTTGTTGTTCTTGTTTATTTTGCCCTTAAGGCTTAATGCCTCAAATGTCTGTGATAATATCAGCCTAAGCAGAATCATGCCTTATATGCCACCGGATTACAGAATCATAAGCAAAAAACTCCTTAGGGATGCAAACCTATGCGATATGCTTATATCGGTAAATGGCAAAATCATACCCGTATACGCCAACAGCAAAATAGCCATCATAGGCTCACTCTTCAAAGATGGTAAATCCATAAGCGACAAAGAGGTAAACGCATACCTGTCCAACCAATTCAAAAAGAGGTTTGATACATACGGCAAGCACCTAAATAGCCTCGTGGCCGCAGACTATTTTCCTCAACCATCAAAAAGAAACAGGTTCTTCTATCTTGTGGTTGACCCGCAATGCCCATATTCAAACAACATAAAAAACGACATCAAAAAGATATGCAATAGGCTCAAAATCGGGGCAAAACTCATCTTTATAAGCAAATACAAAGGCTCTGAGGATCAAATATCCTCCTTTGTCTGCAACAAAAAGGGATTCAGCGACTATCTAAAAGACAACTTCGGCAACACCAACAGATGCAAAAGGGGCTCAGATTACATAAAAAGGAGCAATGACCTGATAATGGACGATTTAAGGATAACAGACACACCCACCATAATCCTGCCATCGGGCAAGAAATACTCAGGTATTAATACACATCTTATTGAACAATTCATAAAAAACAACACAAAATAA
- a CDS encoding TRAP transporter substrate-binding protein → MRRSLLLVLLFLVIAFPKAFGKTYTINLGIVTTPKTFHYKAALKFKQIVERESNGQIKVIIHHSGSVGNETDILQQLQMGALQMGVITAGPIDKFVPAIKAIEFPFIFNSYKQADEILDGKIGRAILDEFPKANLVGYHFLENGFRNLTNSVIRVHSAKDLKGLKIRVMNSQFHVKIWRALGANPTPMPWPIYTQLAQHVIDGQENPLAVIYQYKLYEVQKYLTLTRHVYSALVFVGSKKFYDSLPENYKKLLFKATKEASIYERNLNRQKVAFFLKELKKHGMVIDEHPDIESFKVRVEPLKEQFHGKARRYLEQILNYEKDSQNQ, encoded by the coding sequence ATGAGAAGATCGTTATTGTTGGTATTGCTGTTTTTGGTTATTGCATTCCCAAAAGCCTTTGGAAAAACCTATACGATAAACTTAGGAATCGTCACAACACCAAAGACATTCCATTACAAGGCGGCTCTGAAGTTTAAACAGATTGTCGAAAGAGAGAGCAACGGACAGATCAAGGTAATCATACACCACTCAGGCTCTGTCGGCAACGAGACCGACATCCTGCAGCAACTCCAGATGGGCGCCCTCCAGATGGGCGTTATAACGGCAGGCCCCATTGACAAATTCGTTCCTGCAATCAAGGCCATAGAGTTTCCCTTTATATTCAACAGCTATAAACAGGCAGACGAGATATTGGACGGCAAAATAGGCAGGGCTATACTCGATGAGTTCCCAAAGGCCAATTTAGTGGGCTATCACTTCTTAGAAAACGGCTTTAGAAACCTGACAAACTCCGTAATAAGGGTGCATTCTGCAAAGGACCTTAAGGGGTTAAAAATAAGGGTAATGAACAGCCAGTTCCATGTTAAGATCTGGAGGGCATTGGGCGCCAATCCAACCCCAATGCCGTGGCCCATATACACACAGCTTGCCCAGCATGTAATAGATGGACAGGAAAACCCACTGGCCGTTATCTATCAATACAAGCTCTATGAGGTTCAGAAGTATCTAACGCTCACAAGACATGTCTATTCCGCCTTGGTGTTTGTGGGAAGCAAGAAGTTTTACGACAGCCTGCCTGAAAACTACAAAAAACTCCTCTTCAAAGCAACCAAAGAGGCCTCGATATACGAGAGAAACCTCAACAGGCAAAAGGTGGCGTTCTTTTTGAAAGAGCTAAAAAAACACGGGATGGTAATTGACGAACACCCGGATATAGAATCATTCAAGGTGAGGGTTGAGCCCCTCAAAGAGCAATTTCACGGGAAGGCAAGAAGGTATTTGGAGCAAATCTTAAACTATGAGAAAGATAGCCAAAATCAGTAA
- a CDS encoding undecaprenyl-diphosphate phosphatase, with product MSIVDAIILGIVEGLTEFLPISSTGHLILASTLLGIKQTDFVKTFEIVIQLGAILSVVFLYFERLKKDFEMWKRVIFAFIPTGIVGFVLYKIIKHYFFNPHLVIYSLFVGGVLIIALEVYFKRKKPSGRIDQMGYKGAIVVGLFQSLASIPGTSRSASSIIGGMFAGLSRKEAVEFSFLLAIPTMFAATGYDIYKSGLHITPSEWHLIAIGFVVSFFSALIAVKGFIGFVSRYTLISFGVYRMIIAVLFFLIV from the coding sequence ATGAGTATAGTTGATGCGATAATATTGGGAATTGTTGAGGGTTTGACGGAGTTTTTGCCCATATCCTCAACGGGGCATTTGATCCTTGCAAGCACCCTGCTTGGCATAAAGCAGACCGATTTTGTTAAGACATTTGAGATTGTTATACAGCTTGGGGCCATCCTAAGCGTGGTGTTTTTGTATTTTGAAAGGCTAAAGAAGGATTTTGAGATGTGGAAGAGGGTGATCTTTGCCTTTATACCAACGGGAATTGTGGGTTTTGTGTTGTATAAAATCATAAAGCATTACTTCTTTAATCCCCATCTGGTTATCTATTCGCTCTTTGTGGGCGGTGTTTTGATTATAGCGCTTGAGGTTTACTTCAAAAGGAAAAAACCATCGGGCAGAATAGACCAGATGGGCTATAAGGGTGCGATTGTTGTGGGGCTGTTTCAATCGTTGGCCTCTATACCGGGCACATCACGCTCAGCCTCAAGTATTATCGGCGGTATGTTTGCAGGGCTTTCAAGGAAGGAGGCGGTGGAGTTTTCCTTCTTGCTCGCCATACCGACGATGTTTGCAGCCACCGGTTATGACATATACAAAAGCGGTTTACACATAACACCCTCTGAATGGCACCTGATTGCCATAGGATTTGTGGTTTCATTCTTTTCTGCCTTAATAGCCGTCAAGGGGTTTATAGGGTTTGTTAGCAGGTATACACTTATAAGCTTTGGTGTATATAGGATGATAATTGCTGTTTTATTTTTCTTAATCGTTTAG
- the rho gene encoding transcription termination factor Rho, producing the protein MYSREELNKRKLVELVEIGKSLGIPTTIKRKNDLIEEILKRTTAKEEKDTTKEQQKRQEKEESQPQSLMKGEGVLEILPDNFGFLRSSKNNYLAGPNDIYVSPSQIKKFGLKTGDYIYGQVRAPKENEKYYALLKIEQINYKDPNEALKRKHFDDLTPLYPMERIKLETTPDNMSSRVMDLITPIGKGQRGLIVAPPRTGKTMLLQNIANSITQNHPEIKIIVLLIDERPEEVTDMKRSVKAEVISSTFDESPERHIQVAEIVLERAKRLVEHGYDVLILLDSITRLARAYNSVIPPSGKVLSGGLDSNALQKPKRFFGAARNVEDGGSLTIIATALIDTGSRMDDVIFEEFKGTGNMELHLDRGLSDRRIFPAIDITRSGTRKEELLVPRDQLNRIWILRKILIEMNDIDAMLFLLDKLSKTKSNREFLESMNRG; encoded by the coding sequence ATGTATTCAAGGGAAGAGTTAAATAAAAGGAAATTAGTGGAGCTGGTCGAGATCGGAAAGAGCCTGGGTATACCCACAACAATCAAAAGGAAAAACGACCTAATAGAGGAGATACTAAAAAGAACAACAGCCAAAGAAGAGAAAGATACCACAAAGGAGCAACAAAAGAGACAGGAAAAAGAGGAGTCCCAACCCCAAAGCCTTATGAAGGGTGAGGGCGTTTTGGAGATACTGCCGGATAACTTTGGATTTCTTCGCTCATCCAAAAACAACTATTTGGCAGGGCCAAACGACATATATGTATCACCTTCCCAGATCAAGAAGTTTGGTCTAAAAACGGGTGATTACATATACGGCCAGGTCAGGGCGCCAAAGGAGAATGAGAAGTACTATGCACTACTAAAGATAGAGCAGATCAATTACAAAGACCCCAATGAGGCCCTAAAGCGAAAGCACTTCGACGATTTGACGCCCCTATACCCAATGGAGAGGATCAAGCTTGAAACCACACCAGACAACATGTCATCGAGGGTCATGGATCTAATAACACCTATAGGTAAAGGCCAGAGGGGTCTAATCGTTGCACCACCAAGAACGGGAAAGACAATGCTCTTGCAGAATATAGCAAACAGCATAACACAGAACCACCCGGAGATAAAGATCATAGTGCTTCTGATAGATGAAAGACCTGAAGAGGTCACCGATATGAAGCGCTCTGTCAAGGCTGAGGTTATAAGCTCCACCTTTGACGAATCACCCGAAAGGCATATACAGGTGGCAGAGATCGTTTTAGAAAGGGCAAAGAGGCTGGTTGAGCACGGATACGATGTATTGATCCTGCTTGACTCCATAACGAGGCTGGCAAGGGCTTACAACTCCGTTATACCGCCAAGCGGCAAGGTTCTATCCGGTGGTCTTGATTCAAACGCGCTCCAGAAACCGAAAAGGTTTTTTGGTGCAGCAAGGAATGTCGAAGACGGTGGCAGCCTGACAATCATAGCAACAGCCCTCATAGATACAGGCTCAAGGATGGACGATGTTATATTTGAGGAGTTCAAGGGCACAGGCAACATGGAGCTGCACTTAGACAGGGGATTATCAGACAGAAGGATATTCCCGGCAATAGACATAACCCGCTCAGGCACAAGGAAAGAGGAACTTTTGGTTCCAAGGGATCAGCTCAATAGAATTTGGATCCTAAGAAAGATACTCATAGAGATGAACGACATAGACGCCATGCTGTTCCTCTTAGACAAGCTCTCAAAGACAAAATCAAACAGGGAATTCTTAGAATCAATGAACCGTGGATAG
- a CDS encoding zinc dependent phospholipase C family protein: MSRFFLILFTTVVAILTAPKISFAWGPSVHIGISLASMESLPNYLKLLLASHLNEYLYGCLAPDFIVGKSFSHKDKHSHNWKIGFSILNSSDTDKQKAFALGYLSHLAADSVAHGIMAKNLSNIKHLYLESLADAMCENSYKKLAKRIMSRYNSPLDTHFKEKVDTVLFSFGVSKLIFKGIVRATSFRVGEKGFQRILLNKRLAEVFSVDYSQLKNYIELSKEFTIDVLTNGESSSVVNISAISE, translated from the coding sequence ATGTCAAGGTTCTTCCTGATCTTATTTACAACCGTTGTCGCCATACTGACAGCACCAAAAATCAGCTTCGCATGGGGACCTTCGGTGCATATAGGCATATCGTTGGCAAGCATGGAAAGCCTGCCGAATTACCTAAAGCTGTTGCTTGCAAGCCACCTCAATGAATATCTATACGGTTGCCTGGCTCCGGATTTCATCGTGGGAAAGAGTTTCAGCCACAAGGACAAACACTCGCACAACTGGAAGATAGGCTTCTCCATCCTGAACAGCTCAGATACAGATAAACAGAAGGCCTTTGCACTGGGCTATCTAAGCCACCTTGCAGCAGATAGCGTGGCACACGGCATAATGGCAAAGAACCTCTCGAATATAAAACACCTTTATCTGGAGAGTTTAGCCGACGCTATGTGCGAAAACTCATACAAAAAACTTGCAAAGCGCATAATGAGCAGATATAATTCGCCCTTAGACACTCACTTTAAAGAGAAGGTCGACACGGTTCTTTTCAGTTTTGGTGTAAGCAAGCTTATTTTTAAAGGTATCGTTAGGGCAACCTCATTCCGTGTGGGGGAGAAGGGGTTTCAAAGGATACTTCTGAATAAGAGGTTAGCTGAGGTTTTCTCTGTGGATTACTCTCAACTGAAGAATTATATCGAGCTTTCAAAAGAGTTTACCATAGATGTTCTTACCAACGGGGAATCCTCCTCGGTTGTAAATATAAGTGCCATAAGTGAATAA
- a CDS encoding DMT family transporter: MDKKIGYLSAVLAALFMGSLGLFVKTVDVNALVLTAFRLGIPVVVLFFILVFKGVKPGLPSKATIASGVFLSLTIVFYIQSIKTTSMSLSVLLLYLGPQIAAVAGVFFLKERLSGFDILCLGLAMAGLVMTLEFRFSFNRLSSFVYGLLSGLSYGLLIVSNRAIRDRESLLSVSFFQFVFGFLTLIPFLVILKPSFDLSIRDLALVLAMSLVCGLFAITLMINAIGHLRAIEYGILSYLEIFFAVMFGFLFFKEDLNFYKIAGGLMIVASGILQTLKSQLTKGVADEYS; the protein is encoded by the coding sequence ATGGATAAAAAAATCGGTTATCTATCGGCGGTTTTGGCTGCCCTGTTTATGGGGAGCCTGGGTCTGTTTGTAAAGACCGTCGATGTCAATGCCCTGGTATTGACGGCTTTCAGGCTTGGCATACCCGTTGTTGTGCTCTTTTTTATTTTGGTATTTAAAGGGGTCAAGCCAGGCTTACCATCAAAGGCGACAATAGCAAGCGGCGTCTTTTTGAGCCTCACGATTGTATTCTATATTCAATCGATAAAAACAACCTCTATGTCGCTATCCGTTTTGCTTTTATATTTAGGCCCACAGATAGCAGCTGTTGCGGGTGTTTTCTTTTTAAAGGAGAGGCTTTCTGGTTTTGATATATTGTGCTTAGGGCTTGCAATGGCCGGCCTTGTTATGACACTTGAGTTTAGATTTTCATTTAACCGCCTCTCTTCTTTTGTCTATGGCCTGTTATCTGGTCTTTCATACGGGCTTCTGATAGTTTCAAATAGGGCTATAAGGGATAGAGAAAGCCTGCTCAGTGTGAGCTTTTTTCAATTTGTCTTTGGTTTTTTAACGCTTATACCGTTTCTTGTTATCCTGAAACCCTCCTTTGATTTATCTATTAGGGATTTGGCTTTGGTTTTGGCTATGTCCCTGGTTTGCGGCCTTTTTGCCATAACGCTTATGATAAACGCCATAGGCCACCTGAGGGCTATAGAGTACGGTATATTGTCGTATTTAGAGATATTCTTTGCCGTAATGTTTGGATTTTTGTTCTTTAAAGAGGATTTGAACTTTTATAAAATAGCGGGCGGTTTGATGATAGTTGCAAGCGGTATCTTGCAGACGCTCAAATCACAACTAACCAAAGGGGTGGCCGATGAGTATAGTTGA